The following coding sequences are from one Sesamum indicum cultivar Zhongzhi No. 13 linkage group LG11, S_indicum_v1.0, whole genome shotgun sequence window:
- the LOC105173586 gene encoding deoxyhypusine synthase isoform X1 codes for MKCGTESISALRQRRNSNSHTLSTPSAAAMGEAMKDTLPESVRSVVFKESEKLDGSCPKIEGYDFNKGVNYHELFKSMAFTGFQASNLGDAIQLVNEMLDWRLADETPAEDCSEEERNLAYRESVRCKVFLGFTSNLISSGIRDIIRYLLQHRMVEVVVTTAGGVEEDLVKCLAPTYRGDFSLPGADLRSKGLNRIGNLLVPNENYCKFEDWIIPIFDQMLDEQNSQNVLWTPSKVIARLGKEINNETSYLYWAYKNNIPVFCPGLTDGSLGDMLYFHSYKKEPGLVIDIVQDIRAMNGEAVHAGPRKTGMIILGGGLPKHHICNANMMRNGADFAVFINTAQEFDGSDSGARPDEAVSWGKIRGSAKTVKVHCDATIAFPFLVAETFAAKRKRSAETSS; via the exons atgaaatgcgGAACCGAAAGTATAAGTGCGTTGCGCCAACGCCGCAATTCTAACTCTCACACGCTCTCGACACCGTCTGCCGCTGCCATGGGAGAAGCGATGAAGGACACTCTGCCGGAAAGCGTACGATCGGTGGTGTTCAAGGAATCCGAGAAGTTGGATGGCTCTTGCCCCAAAATCGAGGGATACGATTTTAATAAAGGCGTGAACTATCACGAGCTTTTCAAGTCCATGGCCTTCACTGGATTCCAGGCCTCCAATCTTGGCGATGCCATTCAGCTAGTTAACGAAatg CTAGATTGGAGGCTCGCAGATGAGACTCCAGCGGAAGATTGCagtgaagaagagagaaacCTGGCTTACCGGGAGTCTGTGAGGTGTAAAGTGTTTCTTGGTTTTACTTCTAATCTGATCTCCTCTGGCATTCGAGATATAATCCGTTATCTACTTCAGCATCGCATG GTTGAGGTGGTGGTAACAACTGCTGGTGGTGTGGAGGAGGACCTTGTGAAGTGTCTTGCACCCACTTACAGGGGTGACTTTTCTCTTCCTGGAGCTGATCTTCGTTCGAAAGGTCTGAATCGCATTGGTAACCTGTTGGTCCCCAATGAAAATTACTGTAAGTTTGAGGATTGGATCATCCCAATTTTTGATCAGATGTTGGATGAACAAAATTCACAG AATGTACTGTGGACACCATCTAAAGTAATTGCTCGCCTGGGGAAAGAAATCAACAATGAGACTTCGTACTTGTACTGGGCATACAAG AACAATATTCCTGTTTTCTGCCCTGGTTTAACGGATGGTTCACTGGGTGACATGTTGTACTTTCACTCGTATAAGAAGGAACCTGGTCTAGTGATTGACATTGTGCAAG ATATTAGAGCGATGAATGGTGAGGCTGTCCATGCTGGTCCTAGGAAGACTGGGATGATAATACTTGGAGGAGGGCTGCCCAAGCATCATATCTGCAATGCGAATATGATGCGTAATGGTGCTGATTTTGCTGTGTTTATTAACACTGCACAAGAGTTTGACGGAAGTGATTCAGGTGCTCGTCCTGATGAGGCTGTGTCCTGGGGCAAAATTCGAGGTTCTGCAAAGACTGTGAAG GTGCATTGTGATGCAACCATTGCCTTCCCTTTCTTGGTAGCAGAAACATTTGCTGCAAAAAGAAAGCGGTCTGCTGAGACAAGTTCTTGA
- the LOC105173586 gene encoding deoxyhypusine synthase isoform X2 yields the protein MVEVVVTTAGGVEEDLVKCLAPTYRGDFSLPGADLRSKGLNRIGNLLVPNENYCKFEDWIIPIFDQMLDEQNSQNVLWTPSKVIARLGKEINNETSYLYWAYKNNIPVFCPGLTDGSLGDMLYFHSYKKEPGLVIDIVQDIRAMNGEAVHAGPRKTGMIILGGGLPKHHICNANMMRNGADFAVFINTAQEFDGSDSGARPDEAVSWGKIRGSAKTVKVHCDATIAFPFLVAETFAAKRKRSAETSS from the exons ATG GTTGAGGTGGTGGTAACAACTGCTGGTGGTGTGGAGGAGGACCTTGTGAAGTGTCTTGCACCCACTTACAGGGGTGACTTTTCTCTTCCTGGAGCTGATCTTCGTTCGAAAGGTCTGAATCGCATTGGTAACCTGTTGGTCCCCAATGAAAATTACTGTAAGTTTGAGGATTGGATCATCCCAATTTTTGATCAGATGTTGGATGAACAAAATTCACAG AATGTACTGTGGACACCATCTAAAGTAATTGCTCGCCTGGGGAAAGAAATCAACAATGAGACTTCGTACTTGTACTGGGCATACAAG AACAATATTCCTGTTTTCTGCCCTGGTTTAACGGATGGTTCACTGGGTGACATGTTGTACTTTCACTCGTATAAGAAGGAACCTGGTCTAGTGATTGACATTGTGCAAG ATATTAGAGCGATGAATGGTGAGGCTGTCCATGCTGGTCCTAGGAAGACTGGGATGATAATACTTGGAGGAGGGCTGCCCAAGCATCATATCTGCAATGCGAATATGATGCGTAATGGTGCTGATTTTGCTGTGTTTATTAACACTGCACAAGAGTTTGACGGAAGTGATTCAGGTGCTCGTCCTGATGAGGCTGTGTCCTGGGGCAAAATTCGAGGTTCTGCAAAGACTGTGAAG GTGCATTGTGATGCAACCATTGCCTTCCCTTTCTTGGTAGCAGAAACATTTGCTGCAAAAAGAAAGCGGTCTGCTGAGACAAGTTCTTGA
- the LOC105173587 gene encoding uncharacterized protein LOC105173587, producing the protein MASKLQQLQAKACQATQFVSKHGTAYYKQLLDQNKQYVKEPATVETCNELAKQLFYTRLASIPGRTESFWKELDYVKNMWKHRQELKVEDAGIAALFGLECFAWFCAGEIVGRGFTFTGYYP; encoded by the exons ATGGCATCCAAGCTCCAGCAATTGCAAGCCAAGGCTTGCCAGGCCACCCAATTTGTGTCCAAGCATGGAACTGCCTACTACAAGCAGTTATTGGACCAGAATAAGCAATATGTTAAAGAGCCAGCAACTGTGGAGACATGTAATGAGTTAGCCAAGCAGCTGTTTTACACTCGTCTTGCCAG CATTCCTGGTCGTACCGAGTCGTTCTGGAAGGAACTTGATTATGTCAAGAATATGTGGAAGCACAGGCAGGAATTGAAGGTTGAGGATGCTGGAATTGCTGCTCTGTTTGGTCTTGAATGCTTTGCATGGTTTTGTGCTGGTGAGATTGTTGGAAGGGGGTTCACATTTACTGGTTACTACCCCTGA
- the LOC105173588 gene encoding probable phospholipase A2 homolog 1: protein MLQRSAVVRHRTGGVAAAFLFFFVVIADSANDSQVRCSKTCVAENCDTIGIRYGKYCGVGWSGCPGEKPCDDLDACCKIHDECVEKNGMTNIKCHEKFKRCIKKVHKSGKQGFSKSCPYDTAVPTMVQGMDMAIMFSQLGSPRGEL, encoded by the exons ATGCTGCAGCGTTCCGCCGTGGTTCGGCACCGGACAGGAGGCGTCGCCGCCGCATTCTTATTCTTCTTCGTTGTGATTGCTGACTCCGCCAATGATTCACAG GTGCGATGCAGCAAAACCTGTGTGGCAGAGAACTGTGATA CAATTGGGATTAGGTATGGGAAGTACTGTGGAGTCGGATGGAGTGGTTGCCCGGGCGAGAAACCTTGTGATGATCTGGACGCTTGTTGCAAGATCCACGATGAATGTGTCGAGAAAAATG GTATGACCAACATTAAATGCCATGAGAAGTTCAAAAGGTGCATAAAGAAAGTACATAAATCAGGGAAGCAAGGGTTTTCTAAGAGCTGTCCATATGATACTGCAGTGCCTACAATGGTACAGGGGATGGATATGGCAATTATGTTTAGTCAATTGGGTAGCCCAAGGGGTGAATTATAA